The Lycium ferocissimum isolate CSIRO_LF1 chromosome 1, AGI_CSIRO_Lferr_CH_V1, whole genome shotgun sequence genome includes a region encoding these proteins:
- the LOC132062412 gene encoding uncharacterized protein LOC132062412 — MSSASVIPLHSLASSVIVFNGLNFSEWHGQVQFHLGVMDLDLAVLKEKPTAITDTSSEDEKSFHKAWERSNRLSLMFMRMTIANNIKSTIPRTKVPGILRFVEEHFRPPSISLSAGTLMAELTTMKFDRSRSMQNHIIEMTNIAKDSNFGDESG, encoded by the exons ATGTCTTCCGCATCAG TTATTCCTCTTCATTCGCTTGCTTCATCTGTTATTGTGTTCAATGGATTGAACTTCTCTGAATGGCATGGACAAGTCCAGTTCCACTTAGGTGTGATGGATCTTGACTTGGCTGTGCTGAAAGAAAAACCCACTGCTATTACTGATACAAGCAGTGAGGATGAGAAGTCTTTCCATAAAGCATGGGAACGCTCTAATAGATTGAGCCTTATGTTTATGCGGATGACCATTGCCAATAACATTAAGAGTACTATTCCACGGACGAAAGTGCCGGGAATACTGAGGTTTGTGGAAGAACATTTTCGTCCCCCGTCGATAAGTCTCTCGGCCGGTACACTAATGGCCGAACTTACGACCATGAAGTTTGATAGGTCGCGTAGTATgcaaaatcatatcatcgagaTGACTAATATTGCGAAAGACTCGAACTTTGGAGATGAAAGTGGATGA
- the LOC132062417 gene encoding secreted RxLR effector protein 161-like, with protein MGEASYVIGIEIFRDRSQGLLGLSQKGYIERVLERFNMNNCSSGIVPIQKGDKFSLFCGRNALGRYRSNSRIDHWKAAKKVLRYLKGTKDYMLTYRRSNSLEVIGYSDSDHGGCVDTRKSTFGYLFLLPEGAISWKSAKKSVIATSTMEAKFVASFEATIHAL; from the exons atggGTGAGGCATCCTATGTGATAGGGATAGAAATATTCCGTGATAGATCACAAGGACTATTGGGACTGTCTCAGAAAGGCTATATCgaaagagttcttgagagattTAACATGAACAATTGTTCATCAGGAATTGTTCCAATTCAAAAAGGAGACAAATTTAGTCTC TTTTGTGGTCGGAATGCTTTGGGAAGATATCGGAGTAACTCGAGAATTGATCATTGGAAAGCTGCAAAGAAAGTTTTGAGGTACCTGAAAGGAACAAAGGATTACATGCTCACGTATAGGAGATCCAACAGTTTGGAAGTTATTGGATACTCAGATTCAGATCATGGTGGATGTGTTGACACTAGAAAGTCCACTTTTGGTTACTTGTTCTTGTTACCTGAAGGAGCAATATCGTGGAAGAGTGCTAAGAAATCCGTCATTGCTACATCCACAATGGAAGCGAAATTTGTGGCGAGTTTTGAAGCCACGATTCATGCATTATAG